From a region of the Arachis ipaensis cultivar K30076 chromosome B09, Araip1.1, whole genome shotgun sequence genome:
- the LOC107615600 gene encoding bifunctional TH2 protein, mitochondrial: MTPCMRLYAFLGNKFQELLDSDESTHPYKKWIDNYASDGFQASALQTEDLLDKLSVSLTGEELDVIEKLYYQAMKLEIDFFSAQPLFQPTILPLTKGHNPTKDHLVIFSDFDLTCTVVDSSAILAEIAIVTAPKSDQNQTEDQMVRLSSSDLRNTWGFLSKQYTEEYEQCIELIMPANKLDNFDYKELSTALEQLSKFENTANNRVIESGVLKGINLEDIKRAGERLILQDGCSNFFQRIVKNENLNAKVHVLSYCWCGDLIRSAFSSADLKELDIHANEFTYEGSVSSGEILKKVESPIDKVQAFRNILKNSNDDKKKLTVYIGDSVGDLLCLLEADIGIVIGSSSSLRSVGAQFGVTFVPLFSGLVKKQKEYNEESCSNWKGLSGILYTVSSWAEVHAFILGC; encoded by the exons ATGACTCCTTGCATGAGACTTTATGCTTTTCTCGGTAATAAGTTCCAGGAGCTTCTAGATTCCGATGAAAGTACTCACCCATATAAGAAGTGGATTGACAACTATGCTTCTGATGGTTTCCAG GCTTCTGCTCTGCAAACTGAAGATTTGCTTGACAAACTAAGTGTCTCTTTGACTGGAGAAGAACTTGATGTAATTGAAAAGCTTTATTACCAAGCAATGAAGCTTGAAATTGACTTCTTCTCTGCTCAGCCACTTTTTCAGCCAACTATATTGCCCTTGACTAAAGGACATAACCCTACCAAAGATCATCTTGTGATTTTTAGCGATTTTGATTTGACATGCACTGTTGTTGATTCATCTGCCATCTTGGCAGAAATTGCAATAGTGACAGCACCAAAATCTGATCAGAATCAGACTGAAGATCAAATGGTTCGGTTGTCATCTTCTGATCTCAGGAATACATGGGGTTTTCTATCCAAACAATATACAGAGGAGTATGAGCAATGTATAGAGCTCATTATGCCTGCAAATAAAT TGGATAATTTTGACTATAAAGAACTGTCTACAGCACTTGAGCAACTTTCAAAATTTGAGAACACAGCAAATAATAGGGTGATCGAGTCAGGGGTACTCAAAGGCATAAATCTAGAAGACATAAAGCGTGCTGGAGAGCGTCTGATCCTTCAAGATGGATGCTCTAACTTTTTTCAGAGAATTGTTAAGAATGAAAATTTGAATGCCAAGGTGCATGTTCTCTCCTACTGCTGGTGTGGAGACCTCATTAGATCTGCTTTCTCCTCAG CTGATTTAAAGGAGTTGGATATCCATGCAAATGAATTCACTTATGAGGGATCTGTTTCCTCGGGTGAAATTCTTAAGAAGGTGGAGTCTCCCATTGACAAAGTCCAAGCTTTTCGCAATATATTGAAGAATTCCAATGATGACAAAAAGAAATTAACTGTTTATATTGGAGACTCAGTGGGTGATTTACTTTgtctacttgaagcagatatagGAATCGTTATTGGTTCAAGTTCAAGCCTTAGGAGCGTAGGGGCACAATTCGGTGTTACATTTGTCCCATTGTTTTCTGGGTTGGTTAAGAAACAGAAAGAATACAATGAAGAAAGCTGTTCTAATTGGAAGGGTTTATCTGGCATTCTTTATACAGTTTCTAGTTGGGCTGAagtgcatgcttttattttgggTTGTTAG